The Xiphophorus maculatus strain JP 163 A chromosome 21, X_maculatus-5.0-male, whole genome shotgun sequence genome window below encodes:
- the wwp1 gene encoding NEDD4-like E3 ubiquitin-protein ligase WWP1 codes for MATASSRAETSHNHRRTSQLHAIVSCAKLKRKKSVFGAAIYVEVTAEGETRRTAKSHSSSNPKWDERLTLTVAPHTQVDFKVWSHHTLKADALLGKATLDLLQALERHDRKLENVKEVLKLSVEQKGLSVPVGELTVYLDGLTVTDQEELAPLTNGNAANGTKVQQNGDAIHENGDSSSSSSRAANSTVNGTDLGQRSGSCSASSGADGPVPSSPALDHTTGMINGDPTPNSTPVHQPPDSSPDTRMVNGESSETVPRQSSASRRETQPSAGETEESSHDAAPPNAETSPASTSRPPPAPTPSSASSPAAKPANGAASSSSSAAAASTTSASATQGEPTVTTSSSLSSSPAPGEAGASGAGSSSSSTTTTTDGVKPRQQVSNAPAGDPLPPGWEQRKDPHGRTYYVDHNTRTTTWERPQPLPPGWERRVDDRGRIYYVDHNTRTTTWQRPTMESVRNFEQWQSQRSQLQGAMHQFNQRYLYSASMMSAENDPLGPLPPGWERRVDSNDRVYFVNHNTKTTQWEDPRTQGLQNEDPLPEGWEIRYTREGVRYFVDHNTRTTTFSDPRTGKSSVTKGPQIAYERSFRWKLAHFRYLCQSNALPSHVKITVSRQTLFEDSFQQIMALKPYDLRRRLYVIFRGEEGLDYGGLAREWFFLLSHEVLNPMYCLFEYAGKSNYCLQINPASAINPDHLSYFCFIGRFIAMALFHGKFIDTGFSLPFYKRMLNKKLILKDLESIDPEFYNSLIWIRDNNIEECGLEMYFSVDMEILGKISSHDLKPDGANILVTEENKEEYISLMAEWRFSRGVEGQTKAFLDGFNEVVPLQWLQYFDEKELEVMLCGMQEVDLQDWQRNTVYRHYTRNSKQIIWFWQLVKEVDNEVRLRLMQFVTGTCRLPLGGFAELMGSNGPQKFCIEKVGKDTWLPRSHTCFNRLDLPPYKSYEQLKEKLLFAIEETEGFGQE; via the exons ATGGCCACGGCCTCATCGAGAGCAGAGACTAGCCATAACCACAGACGCACATCACAGCTCCATGCCATTG TTTCATGTGCCAAACTCAAGAGGAAGAAGAGCGTTTTCGGGGCGGCCATTTACGTGGAGGTGACAGCAGAGGGAGAGACCCGCCGCACGGCAAAATCTCACAGCTCCTCCAACCCGAAATGGGACGAGAGGCTGACTCT gacTGTAGCGCCACACACGCAGGTGGATTTCAAAGTATGGAGTCACCACACCCTGAAAGCAGACGCTCTGCTGGGCAAAGCTACGCTGGATCTCCTTCAGGCTTTGGAGCGgcatgacagaaaat TGGAGAATGTGAAGGAGGTGCTGAAGCTGAGTGTGGAACAGAAAGGGCTTTCTGTGCCTGTTGGCGAGCTGACTGTGTACCTTGATGGCCTGACTGTCACTGACCAGGAGGAATTGGCGCCACTGACCAATGGCAACGCAGCAAATGGCACCA AAGTCCAGCAGAATGGTGATGCCATTCATGAAAACGGagactcctcttcctcttcttcaagGGCTGCAAACAG CACCGTGAATGGAACAGActtgggtcagaggtcaggctcCTGCTCAGCCTCCAGCGGTGCAGATGGTCCGGTGCCTTCCAGCCCTGCTCTCGATCACACCACCGGTATGATCAACGGAGATCCAACCCCCAACTCCACCCCAGTGCACCAACCTCCAGACAGCAGCCCAGACACCAGAATGG TAAACGGGGAATCCTCTGAGACTGTTCCCAGGCAATCTTCTGCTTCCAGAAGGGAAACGCAGccctctgcaggtgaaactgAGGAGAGCTCTCACGATGCTGCCCCGCCAAACGCTGAAACATCACCAGCCAGCACTTCCCGGCCCCCTCCGGCTCCCACACCTTCCTCCGCCTCGTCTCCTGCTGCTAAACCTGCCAACGGCGccgcttcctcttcctcctccgccGCCGCTGCTTCCACCACGTCAGCCTCTGCAACCCAGGGAGAACCCACCGTGACGACGTCCTCATCGTTGTCCTCCTCCCCAGCGCCGGGAGAAGCGGGGGCTTCAGGAGCAGGCAGCAGTAGCagctcaacaacaacaacaactgatGGGGTGAAACCCAGACAACAGGTTTCTAATGCTCCAGCAGGAGATCCTCTACCACCAGg GTGGGAGCAGAGGAAAGATCCACATGGGAGAACTTACTATGTAGACCACAACACCAGAACTACTACTTGGGAAAGACCACAGCCGCTTCCTCCAGG CTGGGAGCGCCGAGTGGACGATCGGGGTCGGATCTATTACGTGGACCACAACACCCGGACCACCACTTGGCAGCGGCCCACCATGGAATCGGTGCGCAACTTTGAGCAGTGGCAGAGCCAGCGCAGCCAGCTGCAGGGAGCTATGCATCAGTTTAACCAGAGATACCTCTACTCT GCATCTATGATGTCTGCTGAGAATGACCCTCTGGGCCCTCTACCTCCTGGTTGGG AGAGGCGTGTGGACTCCAATGACAGAGTTTACTTTGTGAACCACAATACCAAGACAACACAGTGGGAAGACCCTCGAACCCAAGG GCTACAGAATGAGGATCCTCTGCCTGAAGGATGGGAAATCCGGTACACGAGGGAAGGAGTTCGCTACTTTGTGGATCACAACACTCGGACGACCACTTTCAGCGACCCGCGCACCGGGAAGTCTTCTGT CACCAAAGGCCCACAGATTGCATACGAGCGCAGCTTCAGGTGGAAGCTCGCTCACTTCCGTTACCTGTGTCAG TCTAACGCTCTGCCGAGCCACGTGAAAATCACCGTCTCCAGACAGACGCTGTTCGAAGACTCTTTTCAGCAA ATCATGGCTCTGAAGCCATACGACCTACGGAGGAGGCTGTACGTCATCTTCAGAGGCGAGGAGGGTCTGGACTACGGTGGCTTAGCCAG GGAGTGGTTCTTCCTCTTGTCCCACGAGGTGCTGAACCCCATGTACTGCCTGTTTGAGTACGCAGGAAAGAGCAACTACTGTCTGCAGATCAACCCGGCGTCGGCCATCAACCCAGATCACCTCTCCTACTTCTGCTTCATTGGCCGCTTCATCGCGATG GCACTTTTCCACGGGAAGTTCATTGACACAGGCTTCTCTTTGCCGTTCTACAAACGAATGCTGAACAAGAAGCTCATCCTGAAGGACCTGGAGTCCATCGACCCGGAGTTCTACAACTCTCTCATCTGGATTAG GGACAACAACATCGAGGAATGTGGGCTGGAGATGTACTTCTCCGTGGACATGGAGATCTTGGGGAAGATCTCGTCTCATGACCTGAAACCCGATGGCGCCAACATCCTGGTGACGGAGGAGAACAAGGAGGAGTACATCAG TCTGATGGCAGAGTGGAGGTTCTCCCGTGGGGTGGAAGGTCAAACCAAAGCTTTTCTGGACGGCTTCAACGAAGTGGTCCCGCTTCAGTGGCTGCAGTATTTCGATGAGAAGGAGCTGGAG GTGATGCTGTGCGGCATGCAGGAGGTGGACCTGCAGGACTGGCAGAGAAACACCGTGTACCGCCACTACACCCGGAACAGCAAGCAGATCATCTGGTTCTGGCAG CTGGTGAAAGAAGTGGACAACGAAGTGCGTCTGCGGCTCATGCAGTTTGTGACGGGAACCTGCCGGCTTCCTCTGGGCGGCTTCGCTGAGCTGATGG GAAGCAACGGGCCGCAGAAGTTCTGCATCGAGAAAGTGGGGAAGGACACATGGCTTCCCCGTAGTCACACATG TTTTAACCGCCTGGACTTGCCTCCCTATAAAAGCTACGAACAGCTGAAGGAGAAGCTGCTCTTCGCCATCGAGGAAACCGAAGGATTTGGCCAAGAATAG